A genomic window from Gossypium hirsutum isolate 1008001.06 chromosome D10, Gossypium_hirsutum_v2.1, whole genome shotgun sequence includes:
- the LOC107915938 gene encoding cell wall / vacuolar inhibitor of fructosidase 1, whose product MTKIISLFILEAVFCFTFFTVSYSDINLIQTTCKKTPFYDLCVLTLKSDPRSSTADVSGLARIVADSVKAKAIATLNQISALLKSVKDPTLEKALEGCIVSYNTIIQADIPVAIDAIEKNNPKFAVQSATDAGNEAQACENSFAEKPSNSPIFSGNKAVHDLSVVLQSIASLLL is encoded by the coding sequence ATGACCAAAATCATCTCTTTATTCATACTTGAAGCTGTATTTTGCTTCACATTTTTCACTGTAAGCTACTCAGACATCAACCTAATTCAAACCACTTGCAAAAAGACTCCATTTTACGATCTCTGCGTCTTGACTTTGAAATCCGACCCCCGGAGTTCGACCGCGGATGTGTCGGGGCTTGCTCGGATTGTGGCTGACAGTGTCAAAGCTAAAGCCATTGCCACATTGAATCAGATTTCAGCATTGCTTAAAAGTGTCAAAGACCCCACCTTGGAAAAGGCCTTGGAAGGTTGCATTGTTTCATATAACACCATTATCCAGGCTGATATCCCAGTAGCAATTGATGCAATTGAGAAAAACAACCCCAAATTTGCTGTTCAGAGTGCAACTGATGCTGGAAATGAAGCTCAGGCATGTGAAAACAGCTTTGCAGAAAAGCCATCCAATTCTCCAATCTTTAGTGGAAACAAAGCTGTGCATGATCTTTCTGTTGTTCTTCAATCCATTGCCTCATTGTTACTATAG